In Porphyrobacter sp. LM 6, one DNA window encodes the following:
- a CDS encoding NAD(P)H-dependent flavin oxidoreductase, translating into MKTAITEMFGIEHPIIQGGMHYVGFAEMAAAVSNAGGLGIITGLTQGTPEKLANEIARCKDMTDKPFGVNLTILPTLTPPDYPGLVKAVIEGGVKVVETAGRNPVDLLPPLKDAGIKVIHKCTSVRHSLKAQEIGCDAVSVDGFECGGHPGEDDVPNFILLPRAADELEIPFVSSGGMADGRSLVASLAMGAQGMNMGTRFIATKEAPVHENVKQAILAASELDTRLVMRPLRNTERVLNNAAVERLIQKEKDLGDAITIQDILPEVAGVYPKIMMEGAMDEGAWSCGMVAGLIYDIPTCKELIDRIMRQAEDIIDRMQAMARA; encoded by the coding sequence ATGAAGACCGCCATCACCGAAATGTTCGGCATCGAGCACCCCATCATCCAGGGCGGGATGCATTATGTCGGCTTTGCCGAGATGGCCGCGGCGGTTTCGAACGCGGGCGGGCTGGGGATCATTACCGGCCTGACGCAAGGCACGCCCGAAAAGCTCGCCAACGAAATCGCGCGCTGCAAGGACATGACCGACAAGCCCTTCGGCGTGAACCTGACGATCCTGCCGACCCTCACCCCGCCTGACTATCCGGGGCTGGTGAAGGCGGTGATCGAAGGCGGCGTAAAGGTGGTGGAGACCGCCGGGCGCAACCCGGTCGATCTGCTGCCGCCCCTGAAGGATGCCGGGATCAAGGTGATCCACAAGTGCACCTCGGTGCGTCACTCGCTGAAGGCGCAGGAGATCGGCTGCGATGCGGTGAGCGTTGACGGGTTCGAATGCGGCGGGCACCCGGGCGAGGACGATGTCCCGAACTTCATCCTGTTGCCCCGCGCGGCGGACGAGCTGGAAATCCCCTTCGTTTCCAGCGGCGGCATGGCCGACGGACGCAGCCTTGTCGCTTCGCTGGCGATGGGCGCGCAGGGGATGAACATGGGCACCCGCTTCATCGCGACCAAGGAAGCCCCCGTGCACGAGAACGTGAAGCAGGCGATCCTCGCCGCGAGCGAACTCGATACGCGCCTTGTCATGCGCCCGCTGCGCAACACCGAGCGCGTTCTGAACAACGCTGCGGTCGAGCGCCTGATCCAGAAGGAAAAGGACCTCGGCGATGCCATCACCATCCAGGACATCCTGCCTGAAGTCGCCGGGGTCTACCCCAAGATCATGATGGAAGGCGCGATGGACGAAGGCGCGTGGAGCTGCGGCATGGTCGCCGGTCTGATCTACGATATCCCGACCTGCAAGGAACTGATCGACCGGATCATGCGCCAGGCCGAGGACATCATCGACCGGATGCAGGCGATGGCCCGCGCCTGA
- a CDS encoding zinc-finger domain-containing protein, with product MSIAPPETLLVDTRRVSCDGASGIRGGAGYRPAALGHPRVFLEIDEHGYVDCGYCDRRFVLRGGPADGADQASLPDIAAGASPARA from the coding sequence ATGAGCATTGCCCCTCCTGAAACCCTGCTGGTCGATACGCGGCGCGTGAGCTGCGACGGTGCCAGCGGCATCCGTGGCGGCGCGGGCTATCGCCCCGCCGCGCTTGGTCACCCCCGCGTGTTCCTCGAGATCGACGAGCACGGCTATGTCGATTGCGGCTACTGCGACCGCCGCTTCGTGCTGCGCGGCGGCCCGGCCGATGGCGCCGATCAGGCCAGCCTGCCCGATATCGCCGCAGGCGCGAGCCCGGCGCGCGCCTGA
- a CDS encoding ABC transporter ATP-binding protein, with protein MSAEPAIRIENLVKRYAPAKGANGTVTEGKLALGGVSFDVPQGSIFGLLGPNGAGKSTLINILAGLVNKTSGTVDIWGFDIDKHRRNASRSIGIVPQEIVFDPFFTPFEVLENQGGFYGIPAALRRSEELLAAVRLADKRNAYARTLSGGMKRRLLVAKAMVHSPPILVLDEPTAGVDVDLRRQLWELVSELNREGVTVVLTTHYLEEAEELCDRIAIINHGRLIANKPTRELVDMAREKIVAVTAAADLVAAPAHDAFVRVEWDGARGVQVTYDKDRLSAGQVLAILQEQGLTIEDVTTREADLEDVFVQLTAGSPGQD; from the coding sequence ATGTCCGCCGAGCCCGCGATCCGCATCGAGAATCTGGTCAAACGCTACGCCCCGGCCAAGGGCGCGAACGGCACTGTGACCGAAGGCAAGCTGGCGCTCGGCGGGGTCAGTTTCGATGTACCGCAGGGTTCGATCTTCGGACTGCTCGGCCCCAACGGTGCGGGCAAATCGACGCTGATCAACATTCTTGCCGGGCTGGTGAACAAGACCAGCGGCACGGTCGATATCTGGGGCTTCGATATCGACAAGCACCGCCGCAATGCCAGCCGTTCGATCGGCATCGTGCCGCAGGAAATCGTGTTCGACCCGTTCTTCACGCCGTTCGAGGTGCTGGAAAACCAGGGCGGTTTCTACGGCATCCCTGCGGCTCTTCGCCGGAGCGAGGAACTGCTCGCGGCGGTCCGCCTCGCCGATAAGCGCAACGCCTATGCCCGCACGCTGTCAGGCGGCATGAAGCGGCGGCTGCTGGTGGCCAAGGCGATGGTCCATTCGCCGCCGATCCTCGTGCTCGACGAACCCACCGCCGGTGTCGATGTCGACCTCAGGCGCCAGCTGTGGGAGCTGGTGAGCGAGCTCAACCGCGAGGGCGTGACGGTGGTGCTGACCACCCACTATCTCGAAGAGGCCGAAGAGCTGTGCGATCGCATCGCGATCATCAACCACGGCCGACTGATCGCCAACAAACCCACGCGCGAGCTGGTCGACATGGCGCGCGAAAAGATCGTCGCGGTGACCGCCGCCGCTGATCTCGTCGCTGCGCCCGCACATGATGCCTTCGTGCGGGTGGAGTGGGACGGCGCGCGCGGAGTGCAGGTCACCTACGACAAGGACCGCTTAAGCGCCGGGCAGGTGCTCGCCATCCTGCAAGAGCAGGGCCTCACCATCGAGGATGTCACCACGCGCGAAGCCGATCTGGAAGACGTGTTCGTCCAGCTGACCGCCGGCAGCCCCGGACAGGATTGA
- the nadB gene encoding L-aspartate oxidase, whose protein sequence is MAKEHPVQPLTDMPAHDVLVIGSGAAGLTAALALAEERRVLVLAKGSLTGGSTAWAQGGIAAVLDAGDTFDDHIRDTMIAGAGLNDRDTVEFVIERAPASIDRLCELGVPFNRESGDLHLTREGGHSHRRIVHVDDATGWAVQEALLRAADAHPNITLLPGRTCIDLITDRHREQFSAAGRVWGVYALDEATGRVERHVAHATILATGGAGRVYQFSTAPRGATGDGIAMAWRAGARVSNMEMMQFHPTCLYNLDVKNFLITEAVRGEGGHLLHPETGRRFMVDYDPERMELAPRDVVARAIDDQIKRFGLDFVHLDISHQPADFVKGHFPTIYEKLLGLGIDMTKQPIPVVPAQHYTCGGVVVGLDARTDVPGLWAAGECTESGLHGANRLASNSLLECFVFGEAAAQDILARWDTLEAPPAILPWDESRVTDSDEEVVIKQNWTEIRRFMWNYVGIVRTTKRLERAASRIELLKREVEDYYGAFRVTTDLIELRNLLQSAELIVKSALQRKESRGLHYTLDYPALAAEAKDTVLVP, encoded by the coding sequence ATGGCGAAGGAACACCCGGTGCAACCCCTTACGGACATGCCGGCGCATGATGTGCTGGTGATCGGCTCGGGCGCGGCCGGGCTGACAGCGGCGCTGGCACTGGCCGAGGAGCGGCGGGTGCTGGTGCTGGCCAAGGGCTCGCTCACCGGCGGATCGACCGCTTGGGCACAGGGCGGGATCGCCGCGGTGCTCGATGCGGGCGACACCTTCGATGATCACATCCGCGACACGATGATCGCTGGTGCTGGCCTGAATGACCGCGACACGGTGGAGTTCGTGATCGAACGCGCACCCGCCTCGATCGACCGGCTGTGCGAGCTGGGCGTGCCGTTCAACCGCGAAAGCGGCGACTTGCACCTCACCCGCGAGGGCGGGCATTCGCACCGCCGCATCGTCCATGTCGATGATGCGACCGGCTGGGCGGTGCAGGAAGCACTGCTGCGCGCGGCGGACGCGCATCCCAACATCACCCTGCTGCCCGGACGCACCTGCATCGACCTCATCACCGATCGCCACCGCGAGCAGTTCTCCGCGGCGGGCCGGGTGTGGGGCGTCTATGCGCTCGACGAGGCAACCGGGCGGGTCGAACGCCATGTCGCTCACGCCACCATCCTTGCCACCGGCGGGGCAGGGCGCGTGTACCAGTTTTCCACCGCCCCGCGCGGCGCGACGGGTGACGGGATCGCGATGGCATGGCGGGCAGGCGCGCGCGTCTCCAACATGGAGATGATGCAGTTCCACCCGACCTGCCTCTACAATCTCGACGTCAAGAACTTCCTCATCACCGAGGCCGTGCGCGGCGAGGGCGGGCATCTGCTCCACCCCGAAACGGGCCGCCGCTTCATGGTCGATTACGACCCCGAGCGGATGGAGCTCGCCCCGCGCGATGTCGTGGCGCGCGCGATCGATGACCAGATCAAGCGGTTCGGCCTCGATTTCGTGCACCTGGATATCAGCCACCAGCCCGCCGACTTCGTGAAGGGTCATTTCCCGACGATCTACGAAAAGCTCTTGGGCCTCGGGATCGACATGACGAAGCAGCCGATCCCGGTCGTCCCCGCGCAGCACTACACCTGCGGCGGGGTGGTGGTGGGCCTTGACGCGCGCACCGATGTGCCGGGCCTGTGGGCGGCGGGCGAGTGCACCGAAAGCGGCCTCCACGGCGCGAACCGTCTGGCGTCGAACTCCCTGCTCGAATGTTTCGTCTTCGGCGAGGCCGCGGCGCAGGACATCCTCGCGCGCTGGGACACGCTGGAAGCGCCCCCTGCGATCCTGCCGTGGGACGAAAGCCGCGTGACCGATTCCGACGAGGAAGTCGTGATCAAGCAGAACTGGACCGAAATCCGCCGCTTCATGTGGAACTACGTCGGCATCGTCCGCACCACCAAGCGGCTGGAACGCGCCGCCAGCCGTATCGAACTGCTGAAGCGCGAGGTCGAGGACTACTACGGCGCCTTCCGCGTGACGACCGATCTGATCGAGCTCAGAAACCTGCTCCAGTCCGCCGAACTGATCGTGAAGTCCGCGCTCCAGCGCAAGGAGAGCCGCGGGCTGCACTACACGCTCGATTATCCGGCGCTGGCGGCCGAGGCGAAGGATACGGTGCTGGTGCCTTAG
- a CDS encoding TraB/GumN family protein, with protein MHKIVGFLSAASLITAPLTAQDSAPSESENSIVVTAQRSGAPMWTIETPTGTIILVGEIRAIPKTTPWQPERLEDATKAADRVILGARPKISPGDIFRLMFSGSKFTKLPDDTVASDYLDAAQWARLEALGRAHEEDYSRQSFLLTSFEMLRKELRFNRDTARDASDVVKDAAEKADVPITRAATLRGEDIIDNLADAPPAAHIPCLTAAMDAVEAGPGTVEKRAKDWRRYDIPGVMANPLESALGQCWPWADETLGSELRTIWVERIAEASTAKGITLAVVPLRVLAESGGVLDQLDARGFDIAGPAWK; from the coding sequence ATGCACAAGATCGTCGGCTTTCTGTCTGCGGCGTCACTGATCACCGCCCCCCTCACCGCTCAAGACTCCGCCCCTTCCGAATCCGAAAATTCCATCGTCGTCACCGCCCAGCGTTCGGGCGCGCCGATGTGGACGATCGAGACGCCCACCGGCACCATCATACTCGTCGGCGAGATCCGGGCGATCCCCAAGACCACCCCGTGGCAGCCCGAGCGGCTCGAGGACGCTACCAAGGCCGCCGACCGCGTCATCCTCGGCGCGCGGCCCAAGATTTCGCCGGGCGATATCTTCCGACTGATGTTCTCCGGCTCCAAGTTCACCAAGCTGCCCGATGACACCGTGGCGAGCGATTACCTCGATGCGGCCCAATGGGCACGGCTCGAAGCGTTGGGGCGCGCGCATGAGGAGGACTATTCCCGCCAGTCGTTCCTGCTCACCTCCTTCGAGATGTTGCGCAAGGAACTGCGCTTCAACCGCGACACCGCGCGCGATGCATCGGACGTGGTCAAGGACGCTGCCGAGAAGGCCGATGTGCCGATCACCCGCGCCGCCACGCTGCGGGGCGAGGACATCATCGACAACCTCGCCGATGCGCCTCCGGCGGCGCATATCCCCTGCCTCACCGCCGCGATGGACGCGGTGGAGGCCGGCCCCGGAACTGTCGAAAAGCGCGCCAAGGATTGGCGGCGCTATGACATTCCCGGCGTGATGGCGAACCCGCTGGAAAGCGCGCTCGGCCAGTGCTGGCCCTGGGCGGACGAGACTTTGGGCAGCGAGCTCCGCACGATCTGGGTCGAGCGGATCGCCGAAGCGAGCACCGCCAAGGGCATTACGCTTGCGGTTGTGCCCTTGCGGGTGTTGGCAGAAAGCGGCGGGGTGCTTGACCAATTGGACGCGCGCGGCTTCGATATCGCCGGACCTGCGTGGAAGTAA
- a CDS encoding alpha/beta fold hydrolase, whose amino-acid sequence MPTVTTPNTGIEIFYEEHGDPSHDVILLVMGLGAQMTLWPDELVAALAGEGFRVIRYDNRDIGLSQKMEGARAPWLPVQMLRKRIGFPAKVPYTLKDMADDGIGLLDALGIERAHVVGASMGGMIVQLMAVHHAERLHSMTSIMSTTGNPKLPQAEKQAIEALIAPLKSMDEDTLIAHGINIIRNIGSPESAEFPFDEPAQRERVLKNIRRSVYPAGLPRQLAAIIDDGCRRARLGKVRVPSLVLHGEADPLVKLAGGEDTARHIPGARLVTFPGWGHDLPLPLVPRLANEIVSHARGG is encoded by the coding sequence ATGCCTACCGTCACCACGCCCAATACCGGTATCGAGATTTTCTACGAGGAGCACGGCGATCCGTCGCATGATGTGATCCTGCTGGTGATGGGCCTCGGCGCGCAGATGACGCTGTGGCCGGATGAACTGGTCGCCGCGCTCGCGGGCGAGGGCTTCCGCGTGATCCGCTACGACAACCGCGACATCGGCCTCAGCCAGAAGATGGAAGGCGCGCGCGCGCCGTGGCTCCCCGTCCAGATGCTGCGCAAGCGGATCGGCTTTCCGGCCAAGGTGCCCTACACCCTCAAGGACATGGCCGATGACGGGATCGGCCTGCTCGACGCGCTCGGTATCGAGCGCGCGCACGTGGTCGGCGCGTCGATGGGCGGGATGATCGTGCAGCTGATGGCGGTGCATCACGCTGAGCGCTTGCATTCGATGACCTCGATCATGTCGACCACCGGCAATCCCAAGCTGCCCCAGGCCGAAAAGCAGGCGATCGAGGCGCTGATCGCGCCCTTGAAGAGCATGGACGAGGACACGCTGATCGCCCACGGGATCAATATCATCCGTAATATCGGTAGCCCCGAAAGCGCCGAATTCCCGTTCGACGAACCGGCCCAGCGCGAGCGCGTGCTAAAGAACATCCGCCGCTCGGTTTACCCCGCAGGCCTGCCGCGCCAGCTCGCCGCGATCATCGACGATGGTTGCCGCCGCGCGCGCCTCGGCAAGGTGCGGGTGCCGAGCCTGGTGCTGCACGGCGAGGCCGATCCGCTGGTCAAGCTGGCCGGCGGCGAGGATACCGCGCGGCACATCCCCGGCGCGCGACTGGTGACCTTCCCCGGCTGGGGCCACGATCTCCCGCTCCCGCTGGTCCCGCGCCTCGCCAACGAAATCGTGAGCCACGCGCGGGGCGGATAG
- the mddA gene encoding methanethiol S-methyltransferase produces the protein MRSVYLLYGVIAYGIFFTTFLYLIAFVGNFPFVPRTIDRGLVSDLFPALAINLVLISAFGLQHSVMARKSFKTLWPRVVPAPIERSTYVVFTSLVLIAMYCLWRPIPGDVWRVENVWLAGALWVVFAAGWGIVLLSTFLLNHFELFGLQQVYLHARNRTPADPQFHQPLFYKLVRHPIYSGFFIAFWATPHMTFGHLLFALGMSTYMLIAIGYEERDLVALFGPQYEAYRENVGMLAPRMGKGGGRAGT, from the coding sequence ATGCGATCAGTTTATTTGCTCTATGGCGTCATTGCCTACGGAATATTTTTCACGACATTTCTATACCTGATTGCTTTTGTCGGGAATTTCCCATTCGTTCCGCGAACAATTGACCGAGGGCTCGTTTCGGATCTTTTCCCGGCCCTTGCTATCAATCTCGTCCTGATTTCTGCCTTCGGGCTTCAGCATAGCGTCATGGCGCGCAAGAGCTTCAAGACGCTGTGGCCCCGGGTGGTGCCTGCCCCGATCGAGCGCAGCACCTATGTCGTGTTCACGAGCCTTGTGCTGATCGCGATGTATTGTCTGTGGCGGCCCATACCCGGCGATGTCTGGCGGGTTGAGAATGTCTGGTTGGCGGGCGCGCTTTGGGTCGTTTTCGCTGCTGGCTGGGGCATCGTCCTGCTCAGTACTTTCCTGCTCAACCATTTCGAACTGTTCGGTCTGCAGCAGGTCTATCTGCACGCCCGCAACCGCACTCCGGCTGATCCGCAGTTCCACCAGCCCTTGTTCTACAAGCTGGTCAGGCACCCGATCTATTCGGGCTTCTTCATCGCTTTCTGGGCAACCCCGCATATGACCTTCGGGCACCTGCTGTTTGCCTTGGGCATGTCGACCTACATGCTGATCGCGATCGGTTACGAAGAACGCGATCTGGTAGCGTTGTTCGGCCCGCAATACGAAGCCTATCGCGAAAATGTCGGGATGCTGGCACCACGCATGGGCAAGGGTGGGGGCCGCGCGGGCACCTGA
- a CDS encoding EF-hand domain-containing protein, which produces MIGIKAAAACKGQTRHMLAATRMVWLSLVLVLGTGGAVMSGELPDAQALARAAPNKPTTPEARRLAKVSPYADARRWETFLAVREVFRRNWLKPKSTAPFRQGQSSTFTQYPLLQVEDRDSDGKADFFAYLPPDGSDQTQEFGAFFDLDGNGQTDCVVVYGGLLFDARMEAILWHHYALDTDGDGKFDVRVFEAIDLGHDGLPDDGVTAWVYDTDHDGLIDKAEHIAKGNITAITPQADGRLDLGYILHTEPAEQPRIGGPVPTDFFEMVAREVDALLAR; this is translated from the coding sequence TTGATCGGGATCAAGGCGGCGGCGGCCTGCAAGGGCCAGACACGGCACATGCTCGCAGCTACACGCATGGTCTGGCTGTCCCTTGTGCTCGTTCTGGGCACTGGCGGTGCGGTGATGTCGGGTGAGTTACCCGACGCGCAAGCGCTCGCACGCGCGGCCCCAAACAAGCCGACCACGCCCGAGGCGCGCAGGCTGGCGAAGGTCAGCCCCTATGCGGATGCGCGCCGCTGGGAGACCTTCCTTGCCGTGCGTGAGGTGTTCCGGCGGAACTGGCTCAAACCCAAGTCGACGGCTCCCTTCAGGCAGGGCCAATCTTCAACCTTCACGCAATACCCCCTGCTTCAGGTCGAAGACCGCGACAGCGATGGCAAAGCGGATTTCTTCGCGTACCTCCCGCCTGATGGTTCCGATCAGACGCAGGAGTTCGGAGCCTTCTTCGACCTCGATGGCAATGGGCAAACGGACTGCGTCGTCGTCTACGGCGGCCTGCTGTTCGATGCCCGGATGGAAGCGATCCTCTGGCATCACTACGCCCTCGACACCGATGGCGACGGGAAGTTCGATGTGCGGGTGTTCGAAGCCATCGATCTCGGCCACGATGGCCTGCCGGACGACGGGGTGACCGCGTGGGTCTACGATACCGATCACGATGGCCTGATCGACAAGGCCGAACACATCGCCAAGGGCAATATCACCGCGATCACCCCGCAAGCCGACGGACGGCTCGACCTCGGTTACATCCTCCACACCGAACCGGCTGAACAACCGCGCATCGGCGGGCCAGTTCCAACCGACTTCTTCGAAATGGTTGCGCGGGAGGTGGATGCGCTGCTGGCCCGGTGA
- a CDS encoding baeRF12 domain-containing protein, which translates to MKVEHGTLVMVADGAKLLLLRNEGDTKYPVLQTVMHERQGNPAAHEQGTDAPGRSFASTGEARSSYEETDWHRQAEDAFARHAAAVLERSAASHPEAGIVVIAAPRTLGEMRRHYGRATKARLLAEIAKDLADHPTDDMIAALAAHGEP; encoded by the coding sequence ATGAAGGTTGAACACGGCACGCTGGTTATGGTGGCGGATGGAGCCAAGCTGCTTCTGCTGCGCAACGAGGGAGACACAAAGTACCCCGTCCTCCAAACCGTCATGCACGAACGGCAGGGCAACCCCGCCGCGCACGAGCAGGGGACGGATGCGCCGGGCCGCAGCTTTGCCAGCACCGGCGAAGCGCGCAGCAGCTACGAGGAAACCGACTGGCACCGGCAGGCGGAAGACGCTTTCGCACGCCATGCGGCGGCGGTTCTTGAACGGTCTGCCGCCAGCCACCCAGAGGCGGGGATCGTGGTCATCGCCGCGCCGCGCACGCTAGGCGAGATGCGGCGGCACTATGGCCGCGCCACCAAAGCGAGGCTGCTTGCGGAAATCGCCAAGGACCTGGCCGATCATCCCACCGATGACATGATCGCCGCGCTGGCCGCGCATGGCGAGCCCTGA
- a CDS encoding ribonucleoside-diphosphate reductase subunit alpha: MDFKASDNVPNDVVNDGDAGTIAGAPAGDEKAVAMNKTDAGSEELIAAKATEALAGAMVAAAKDAAKSDSKKVNDRRFTIVTDASRDARLTDFGKDTLTDRYLLPGETYQDLFARVADAYADDQDHAQRLYGYISNLWFMPATPVLSNGGTNRGLPISCYLNSVEDSLEGIVGTWNENVWLASKGGGIGTYWGNVRGIGEPVGLNGKTSGIIPFVRVMDSLTLAISQGSLRRGSAACYLDISHPEIEEFLEIRKPSGDFNRKALNLHHGVLVTDEFMNAVREGAEFTLRSPRDGSERGKVDARSLFQKLVETRLATGEPYIVFNDTVNRMMPKHHRDLGLKVSTSNLCSEITLPTGIDHLGNDRTAVCCLSSLNLETWEEWKGDKQFIEDVMRFLDNVLQDYIDRAPDEMARAKYSASRERSVGLGVMGFHSYLQQKGVAFESAMAKALNLQMFKHIHAKASEASMLLAQERGPCPDAADMGAMERFSCKMAIAPTASISIICGGTSACIEPIPANIYTHKTLSGSFIVRNPYLEKLLEKKAKNSTNVWNSILERGGSVQHLDFLTPEEKAIYKTSFEIDQRWLLEFAADRTPFIDQAQSLNLFIPADVDKWDLMMLHYQAWERGIKSLYYLRSKSVQRAGFVGGVEADNTTEAPKIELSASGEQTDYEECLSCQ, from the coding sequence ATGGATTTTAAGGCGAGCGACAACGTGCCGAATGATGTGGTGAATGATGGTGATGCGGGCACGATTGCCGGAGCGCCGGCGGGGGACGAAAAGGCAGTGGCAATGAACAAGACCGATGCCGGTTCGGAAGAACTGATCGCCGCCAAGGCAACCGAGGCGCTGGCCGGCGCGATGGTGGCCGCCGCCAAGGACGCCGCCAAGTCCGATAGCAAGAAGGTCAACGACCGCCGCTTCACGATCGTCACCGACGCATCGCGTGATGCGCGGCTGACCGATTTCGGCAAGGACACCCTGACCGACCGCTATCTGCTGCCGGGAGAGACCTATCAGGATCTCTTCGCCCGCGTGGCCGATGCCTATGCCGACGATCAGGATCACGCCCAGCGCCTGTATGGCTATATCTCGAACCTGTGGTTCATGCCGGCAACGCCCGTGCTGTCGAACGGCGGCACCAACCGCGGCCTGCCGATCTCGTGCTACCTCAACTCGGTCGAGGACAGCCTCGAAGGGATCGTCGGCACGTGGAATGAAAACGTATGGCTCGCCTCCAAGGGCGGCGGCATCGGCACCTACTGGGGCAATGTCCGCGGGATCGGTGAGCCGGTCGGCCTCAACGGCAAGACTTCGGGCATCATTCCCTTCGTCCGCGTGATGGATTCGCTGACTCTCGCGATTTCGCAGGGTTCGCTGCGCCGCGGTTCGGCCGCCTGCTATCTCGACATCAGCCACCCGGAAATCGAGGAGTTCCTCGAAATCCGCAAGCCCTCGGGCGACTTCAACCGCAAGGCGCTGAACCTGCATCACGGTGTGCTCGTCACCGACGAGTTCATGAACGCGGTGCGCGAAGGCGCCGAATTCACGCTGCGTAGCCCGCGTGACGGATCGGAGCGCGGCAAGGTCGATGCGCGCTCGCTGTTCCAGAAGCTGGTCGAAACCCGCCTCGCCACGGGCGAGCCCTACATCGTCTTCAACGACACCGTGAACCGCATGATGCCCAAGCATCACCGCGATCTCGGCCTCAAGGTCTCGACCTCGAACCTGTGCTCGGAAATCACCCTTCCGACCGGCATCGACCACCTCGGCAATGACCGCACGGCGGTGTGCTGCCTGTCCTCGCTCAACCTCGAAACCTGGGAAGAGTGGAAGGGCGACAAGCAGTTCATCGAGGACGTCATGCGCTTCCTCGACAACGTCCTGCAGGACTACATCGACCGCGCGCCGGACGAGATGGCCCGCGCCAAGTATTCGGCCTCGCGCGAGCGTTCGGTCGGTCTCGGGGTGATGGGCTTCCACTCCTACCTGCAGCAGAAGGGCGTGGCGTTCGAAAGCGCGATGGCCAAGGCGCTCAACCTGCAGATGTTCAAGCACATCCACGCCAAGGCTTCGGAAGCCTCGATGCTGCTCGCTCAGGAGCGCGGGCCGTGCCCCGATGCCGCCGACATGGGCGCGATGGAACGGTTCAGCTGCAAGATGGCGATCGCGCCGACCGCGTCGATCTCGATCATCTGCGGCGGCACCTCGGCGTGCATCGAGCCGATCCCGGCCAACATCTACACCCACAAGACGCTGTCGGGCAGCTTCATCGTGCGCAACCCGTACCTGGAAAAGCTGCTCGAGAAGAAGGCCAAGAACTCGACTAATGTCTGGAACTCGATCCTCGAGCGCGGCGGGTCGGTCCAGCACCTCGACTTCCTGACGCCGGAAGAAAAGGCGATCTACAAGACCAGCTTCGAGATCGACCAGCGCTGGCTGCTCGAATTCGCGGCCGACCGTACGCCGTTTATCGATCAGGCCCAGTCGCTGAACCTGTTCATCCCGGCCGATGTCGACAAGTGGGACCTGATGATGCTCCACTATCAGGCGTGGGAACGCGGCATCAAGTCGCTGTATTACCTGCGGTCGAAGTCCGTCCAGCGCGCCGGCTTTGTCGGCGGGGTGGAAGCGGACAACACCACCGAGGCCCCCAAGATCGAGCTCTCCGCCAGCGGCGAGCAGACCGATTACGAGGAATGCCTGAGCTGCCAGTAG
- a CDS encoding PilZ domain-containing protein produces the protein MRARRTARVGITATGSCRTARGMQVDIELADLSAGGCRIEDPQARLRLGEIVRLFIAGTGPHMAEVAWRQGGRVGLEFQRDLPERVIRKLAAADWEGARRAMAEERSSAIVGVRRIL, from the coding sequence ATGCGGGCACGGCGGACAGCGCGGGTCGGGATCACCGCAACCGGTTCATGCCGGACCGCGCGGGGGATGCAGGTCGATATCGAGCTGGCTGACCTGTCGGCCGGGGGCTGCCGGATCGAGGATCCACAGGCCCGGCTCCGGCTGGGCGAGATAGTCCGCCTCTTCATCGCCGGCACCGGGCCGCACATGGCCGAGGTCGCCTGGCGGCAGGGCGGCCGGGTCGGGTTGGAGTTCCAGCGCGATCTGCCCGAACGGGTGATCCGCAAGCTCGCTGCGGCCGACTGGGAAGGCGCCCGCCGCGCCATGGCCGAAGAGCGCAGCAGCGCTATTGTCGGGGTGCGGCGGATATTGTGA